The genomic interval CTGGGTCTCATCATCGTCTCGGCCTTCTTCGGTTGGGGGCGATCCCATCAGAAAGGTACCTGCGGGAATCAAGTTCAGTGTCATGCCGATGCTGTTGGTGATCGATTTCGCGGTTGCCTCCAATTGTGGCTTCGTCGGATTCATCTGGGCGGGTTGCCGACCGCTGTCAAGTCGTACCAATTCCATTGCTCCCGTGGCGCGTCCCACACGTTCGGGAATCTGCGGTTTACCGATGTTCACTCGTGCCCATTTTTGCACGCTCTTGATCGTGAAATATTCCAACTCGATGAGATCAACGGCCTGGTCTCCATCATCGTCGGCTTCGCCTGCCAAAGCGCGGTTGACGAAGTGAAAGAAGACGCCGCTTTGCAAATCTGGCGATTCAAACGATTGCTGCGAGGCACTGCAGCTGAAAATCGCGACCGTTCCACCGGCGAGAACCGGCGGCACGCGATCAAGAACGGGCTCCAGCTCGATCCGCTTGGTCGTCTTGGCCACCTGTGTCAACGGATCGTCTCGGCAAGCGTCGACCAACAGCAACTTCGTTCGTGCTTTGCAGCGGTTGAGCGAGTCGTAGATCTCGGTCAAGGATATGAGTGTCGATTTGTCTGTCGGCTTGGCGTCCAAGGGACAGAAGTAGTTGACCGGATCGCCCTTGAATTGCAGTCCGTGCCCAGAGAATCCGACGATGATCGAATCGTTGGGACCAAGCTCACTGAGCAACAATTGGAACTCGCGTCGGATCTGATCCGACCGCGGAGATAGGCGAGCTTTTTGAGCCGCCATGCGCTGTGTCATCAGCACGATGTTTTCTTGCGGGACGCCGGATTTGGAGAGAGTGCCCGCCAGCGTGTGAACGTCGTCTTCGGTGTATTTCAGCGCGGTCAGCTCGTTGTGCAGCGAGTAGTCACGCACTCCGACCAAAAACGCGTACTGGTCAGCTTGAACGGGCGAGACCAGGGCGAGCAGCAGTAAGATGATCAGGTTGCGAGTGGTCATCGATACATTTCTGAGTTGTGGCTTGGATGATGAGCCACGGTATGCGGTTCGGAGGACTACAGGAACGGCACGGATATTGTACTCAGAAAGTGAATCGGATTCCGCCGAGTGTTCGATCGACTGACCAGCCACAACATTCCACGTAGGCGAGTCTCTCCGAGACTCGCAAAATCGAGCCGAAGGCTCGACATCACTGGGCTTTTGCGCCGCGCATTTTGGAGAGGATCTCTTGGTAGTCGACCTTCACTCGGGATGCGCCCATGTCGATTCGCGTCGGTTCGCGTTCGGAGGCTTCCAGATCAATTTCTTCGCTGATGATCACGATGTCTCGATCGTCGCGGTAGTGCGGGGACTCTTCCTCGGCCGGTTCGTCGTACCAAACCACCGTGGGTCTCGGTCCAGACTTCGTCGGAGCCTCGTCACTGTTCTCAGTCGCCTTGAATGACTCAGGCTCCATCTCGGCTTCGGCTTGGACCTGGATCGTGTCCGCCGCAAAGCTGCTCAGGCTGACGATCTCGGAGTGCAACATCGATTCGATGCTGTAGGTTTCCGCAGCAGTCGGTTGTGGCGATTGGGTTTCCGATCGAGAGCTGGAAACCGCAGCGACGCTGCCCACATTGATTTGTTCTTCGTCGTCAAAATCACCGAACAAGCGTCCGGTATCGACCGGTTGGCGAGTTTCTCGTAGAGGTTGCGTCGTTGGTTGCGTCAGCGGTTCGTTCAGCTCGATGTCCGCGAACAGCTCGATCGGCAACGGCGCGACGGCACAATCAAAGAACGGTGTTTCAAAATCGATCGGCGTCTCCAACTCACTGACTTCGTTGTACTCAGCGGGTACATTGGTGTCGGACGAACAGACGACTTCTTCTTCGCATGGTGTTGCCGTTTCGCAGACCTCATCGCAGCATTCTTCGCTGGATGATTCAACAACCTGCTGCTGACCGAACGAATCGCCCATGGGTGTGTCGTCCAAGGTTCCGAACTCGATGGTCGAGCTTTCGCCAACCAATCTAGGTTCCTCCATCATCGGGCTGGGCAACTGCTGCAGTTGTGCCCAAGCACGATCGACGACGGAATCGTCGATGAGTTGTTGATTCCCATCAGCCGCACAATCAATGGCTTCGGTCATCATTTGATTGACGAGCCGTGGAACTCCGCTTGCGGCATGATGAATCGCCGCGATCGCTCCGTCGGTGATCGTCCCGTCTGGCTCGGCGCCGCATTGTTCGATCGCGTCGCGAATGTACGTGCGGGTCTCGCCTGCGTTCATCGGATGCAAATAGCATCGAGTCGCGATTCGCTGAGCGAAGCCGTTCATCGATGGGGCCGCAAGCATTTCGTCGAGTTTGACGCCGCCCACAACGATGGCTGTCACACGCGGTTGACCTTCACGCATAATGTTGGTCAACATGCGGATCGACTCCAGCAAATCTTCCGTCAGCGTCTGAGCTTCGTCGATCACCAACAGCAGCCCGCAAGGTTTTCCCATCGGGCCGTTGATCCGCTGTTCCATCATCGACTGAAAATCGTCATCGCGATGGTTTTCCAAGGCAACGCCGAGACGATTGAGCATTTGGCGACGCAGCGTTTTTTCGTCCAGGATGGGTGTTTCGCCCAAGACGACGATGTCGTGCGTTGCTGAGAACCGTTGAGCAATGACGCCGCACAGCAACGATTTTCCGGTTCCGGGAGGACCGATCACTGAGATCAAGGACTCGTGGGCACGAACGCTGCGACTGATCCGTTCCAGTGATTCATTGACGCTGCCGATCGGGACAAAACGGCTCACGCAGGGGAATGCGGGAAAAGGTGGCAGGGTGAAGTCGTTGTCAAAGTTCTTCATCGGAGACAGGTCTCACAACGCGTGGAGTGGTACGGAGACGCCAGGCACGTCAGCCAGGAGGATGCAATCGCCGTAATCGTTACTATCGACACAACCGGCAAAGTACGTGAGCCGGATTTGGGGCAGAAAAATTCAATTCCGCGTCGCCGTTCAAAACACCAACAGAATGCAAGCAAATCCGCCGAGGCTCGCCAGGCTTGCCAAGCTGTACTGTCGGATTCGCACGGCAACTGGTTGTCGGCGTCGCTTGGGCACCGCGGGGATCTTCATCGTCCAGTGTTTGTAGCCCGATGCCATCAGCACGCCGACGAGGAACGCCGCATGAAAAGCGAACTGAGGAAGACTGCGTGGGATGGTTTCACCGAGTTGGACGGCAATTCCGCTGGAGTTTGTGTTCTCACTGGCGAAGGGGGCCGATTGGGTACTCGGCTCAACGATCGGGCTGGAGACGGCCGCGGGCGACAGCGTGGTTTCGCTGACGGCGGCTTCGTAGGAAGCGATCACCACGTCGTCGCTGATGGACGCGGTTGCGGCAACGGTGTCGACCGATCCGTTGGCATCACGCGGGGGATTTGCTCGATAAAAACTATCCAACTCACGCCGCCAAGTCGCAACGGCCACATCAGGGGAGTTTGATTGCAATTCCTTGGCCAGCAGAGCGGTCCCGATCAGCTCCAGCCGCGGGTCATTGGTCGCCAGTGATCGGGTTTCCCAATGGCCAGACGAGGTTTCCAGGTGCACAATCTGACGTGCTGGTGAGCGTGGCCAAAGAGCCAGCGTCAGCACACAGGAGGCTGAAAAAACGAGCAAGAGATCGCGAACAGCGAAACGGTCTTTCATGATGGGCTCCTCGGCGGCGATGGAATCTTTAAGGGTATCGGGTAAGTTGCCGACTTGAGAACAGTTGAAACGGTTTAGAAATTTCCGGTGGTAGCGATTTTTGGCGGAGCGTCTGTGTTCAAAATCAAAATCTGTGGAGTGAAGCTCAAGTCGGACATCGACGCGGTTGGAGAATCGCCTGCCGATGCGATCGGGTTGAACTTCTTTCGCCCCAGCGTCCGCTATGTGGATCCTCTCGAACCGTCCACGTTGGAACTGACTCGCCGCGCGGCCAGCTTGGGGCTGATGCGAGTGGGCGTCTTTGTGAACGAGCCGCTGGAGTCCATCGTGGAGATCGCCCGCGCGGTCGACTTGGACGTGGTCCAACTGCACGGCGATGAGACATTGACGTTCGCCCAGTCACTGCAGGACGCTGGTATTCGCGTGATCCGTGCAATCAAAGTCCCAGTGATAGTGGAGGATCGGACTCAAAACCCGGTCGTGGTTGCGGTGGGAGAATGGGGACACGCGGGTTTCCATTTGCTGTTGGACGCCGATGCGGGGCCACAGCACGGGGGCAGCGGCAAATCGATTGACTGGCAGGCGGTTCATGCTTGGTCAGCCCAAAACCCCGAGATCTCCTGGACGTTGGCTGGTGGTCTGCGAAGCGACAATGTAGCGCAGGCGATCGCGGCCAGTGGTGCCTGCAGCGTGGACACGGCCAGCGGTGTGGAGTCCTCCAGGGGAGTCAAGTCAGCGGAAATGATCCGCCAGTTTGCGGCTGCCGCGGAGGCCGCATTGGCTCAAAACAGGCCAAACGCTGGAAAAAATCTCTTTTGATTCCCCGTTAGGACTGACCAAAAACGCCGGTATGCGTATCATCTAGCCAACGCAACCGTCCTAGTCGGAATCCTTTTCCGGGGCGTTGCGGTGCCTCGAGCACGTGCCTCTCCCCTTTTGGCAGCCTTGCCGAGGTGTGCACGCGTTCGGGGGATTGCGAACCAGCGGGAGTCCTCGTGGTCGGTCCGTAGCCCCTCTCACGCAAATCACTACGTTCCACTTTCAACCTACGGAGTTTGCTGTGTCGCAAGTCGAGACCGATCGATTGCCCTACAAAGTCAAAGACATTTCGTTGGCCGAGTTTGGCCGCAAAGAAATCAATTTGGCCGAAACCGAAATGCCAGGCCTGATGGCTTTGCGCAAGAAATACGGTGAGTCCAAACCGCTCACCGGCGCTCGCATCGCGGGTTGTCTGCACATGACGATCCAGACCGCCGTCTTGATCGAGACGCTGGTCGAGTTGGGCGCGGAAGTCACCTGGAGTAGCTGCAACATTTTCAGCACCCAAGACCACGCTGCAGCCGCGATCGCCGCCGCAGGAATCCCTGTCTATGCTTGGAAAGGCATGACGGAGCAAGAGTTCGATTGGTGCATCGAGCAAACGTTGCACTTCCCCTCGGGCAAGCCGCTGAACATGATCCTGGACGACGGCGGTGACTTGACCGCCATGATTCATGACCGGTTCCCTGAACTGCTGACCGACATCCACGGCATCAGCGAAGAAACCACGGCCGGTATCCACCGCCTGGAAGTTCTCAATCGTAGCGGCAAGCTACAAGTGCCCGCGATCAACGTCAACGATAGCGCGACCAAGAGCAAGTTCGATAACTTGTACGGCTGCCGCGAATCACTCGCAGACGGCGTCAAACGTGCGACCGACATCATGTTGGCCGGCAAAGTCGCCGTGGTGTGTGGTTATGGCGACGTGGGCAAAGGCTGTGCACACAGCCTGCAACGTTACGGTTGCCGCGTCATCGTTACCGAAATCGACCCCATCAACGCCCTGCAAGCGTCGATGGAAGGATTCGAAGTCACGACGATGGAACACGCTTGCAAGGAAGGTCGTTTGTTCGTCACCACGACGGGCAACAAGGACATCATCTTGGGCAAGCACATGGTCGAGATGCCCGAAGACGCCATCCTGTGCAACATCGGTCACTTCGATACCGAGATCGATATCGCTTGGTTGGAAAAGGAAGTGGCGGCTGGACGTGCGACCAAGGACGAGATCAAGCCGGCCGACATCGGTGCGGTCGATCGTTACACCTTCAAGGCAACCGGACGCAGCGTGATCACGTTGGCAAAAGGCCGCTTGGTCAACCTCGGATGTGCGACCGGTCACCCCAGCTTTGTGATGAGCACGTCGTTCACCAACCAAGTGCTTGCCCAATTGGAACTGTGGAACAACCGCGACAACGACACCTACAAGGTGCAAGTCTACTTGTTGCCCAAACGATTGGACGAGGAAGTCGCCCGATTGCACTTGGACGCCCTCGGCGTCAAGCTCACGACGCTGACCCAAGAGCAAGCCGATTACATCGGCGTCCCAGTGGAAGGACCCTACAAGTCCGATCACTACCGATATTAATCGGTCGGCGGAAATAGAAACGAAAGCCGTGTGCGCGAAAGCCACACGGCTTTTTTTGTCGTACGTCAGCCTCTCCACGCTGACATCTGCCGCCGATTCGTTTGACCCGCAGCCGAAGGCGCAGGAGACACCACCAAACGGTTTGCCCCGCAGAGTTCAATGCCGGATCCGCCTACGCCTGTCGGCTACGGGTCAAACAGGCAGTTGCTCCCTTCGTTTGACCCGCAGCCGAAGGCGCAGGAGACACCACCAAACGGCTTGCCCCGCAGATGCGATCCGCGACCTGATGCTAACCAAACAGGTCGTTGATCACTCGCGCGGGCTCGACACCGGTGAGGCGGAAATCCAAGCCCTGGAACTTGTACGTGAACCGTTCATGGTCGATCCCTAGCATGTGCAACATCGTGGCGTGAAAATCGCGAACGTGCACACGATTTTCTACGGCGTTGTACCCAAACTCATCCGTTGCACCATAGTTTGTACCGCCCTTCACGCCGCCACCGGCCATCCACATCGAGAATCCTTTGATGTGGTGGTCTCGTCCACTTCCCTGTGCCATCGGGGTGCGTCCGAATTCGCCTCCCCAGACGATCAAGGTGTCTTGCAACATACCGCGTTGTTTCAGATCGTTGACCAGCGCCGCAGTTCCTTGATCGACCAGCTTTGCCGTGTTTGCCACTCCGGCTTTCACACCCCCGTGGTGATCCCATCCACGGTGATACAACTGAATGAATCGAACTCCACGCTCGGCCAATCGGCGTGCGAGCAAGCAGTTGCTGCCGAAGGAGCCATCGCCGGGCGTGCAGCCGTACATGTCGACAATGTGTTTGGGTTCGTCGGACATGTCGGTCAGCTCGGGCACTGACGCTTGCATGCGGAATGCCATTTCATAGCCTGCCAGCCGCGTTGCGATTTCGGGATCGCGCAACTCTGTGTTTCTCAGCGAGTTGATTCTTGCGACAGCATCGACAACGTCGCGTTGCTGTTCACGGCTGACCCCTTCGGGATTGCCCACGTAATGAACGGGATTACCCGTCGAGTACATCTGGACTCCCTGGTATCGACTGGGCAAGAAACCGGAGTGCCACTGACGCGAGCTGATCGGTTGGCTTTGCCCGCCGCCTTCGCTGGTCAGTACGATGAAACCGGGCAGGTCTTGCGTTTCGCAGCCCAAGCCGTAGAGCACCCAGGAGCCCATCGACGGTCTGCCGCTGATGGCGGTTCCCGTGTTGAAAAATGTGTGAGCCGGGTCGTGATTGATCTGTTCGGTGTGCAGCGAATTGATCACACACATTTCGTCGGCCAATCCACTGATGTGTTCAAAGACACTGGACATGCGCAAGCCGCTTTTGCCGTACGACTTGAACTCGTGTTGTCCTCCCATCACCTTCAACGCCTTGCCCTGCAACTGGGCGATCGGTTGACCTTTCGTGATCGACTCGGGCATCGGCTGTCCATCCAGTTTTGCCAGGGTCGGTTTTTCGTCGAACGTCTCCAGATGGCTCGGGCCGCCCGCCATGCACAAGTGGATCACACGTTTGATTCGTGGCGGATGATGAGGGGCCGGTAAGACGCCGCGGAAACTGCTGATGGCGTCCGCCGGTGCGTTCGCGGATACGTTCGCTGCGTGCAAGTTCGCCGACTGTCGCAGCATCGTACTCAGTGCGATCGCTCCGATACCGGTTTGTCGCAAAAAGGTACGTCTGGCCAGCAGTCGTTCAGCGGATTCGGGGGTGTTGAGGGACATGATTCGATACCGTTTAATAACGTGTGATGGTTTCGTGCAAGTTCAACAAGACGCGAGCGACACCGGTCCAAGCGGCCAGCTCCGCGGGATCGAGCTGCGTTTCCACGACAGCGTCACCGGTGGCGATCAGTTTCTTCGCTGCTTCGATGTCAGCCTGATATTCTTTCAAGTGTTCGTTGAAAAGTTTTTGCAGTTCATCGGAAATCAATTCATCGGGGCCGCGAGAGACGGCCGTCGTGTAGGCCCATTGGATTTTCGCAGGCACATCCGAGCCGCCTTCACGCATGATGCGGGCTGCGAACACCCTGGCGGCTTCGACGAACGTGGGATCGTTCAGCAACACCAGAGCTTGCAAGGGCGTGTTCGAACGGGCTCGCGCCGCCGTGCATTCTTCGCGACTGGGCGCGTCGAACGCTTTCAGCATCGGGTGCAGGAAAGTACGTTGCCAGTGCGTGTAAACCCCGCGTCGATATTGATCGGCACCGTCATCGGCTTGGTAAGTCCTGCGAGGGAAGTTCAACTGTGCGTAGTACCCGGCCGGCTGATACGGATGCGTGCTCGGTCCACCGACGGACTCCGTCAGCAATCCGCTCGTCGCAAGCGCCGCGTCGCGCACCATTTCCGCGTCGATACAGAATCGACCTTGCCGGGCGAAAAGATCGTTGTAGGGATCGACATTCTTCAACTCGGGCGTTGGTGTGGATGAGCGCCGATAGGTTTCGCTCATCACAATCCAGCGCATCAGGGCTTTGATGTCCCAGCCCGACTGCACGAACTCGATCGACAACGCGTCGAGCAAGTCTGGGTAGGACGGATAGGTGCCCTGGCCGCCCAAATCATCGACGCTGGTACACAAGCCACGACCGAACAGCAGACTCCACATTCGATTGGTCATCGTGCGTGCCGTCAGCGGGTTGTCGCTGCGGCAAAGCCAGTCGGCCAAGTCGAGTCGAGTGGCGCGACGTCCGTCGACATTCAAGTCGCCCAGGAACGCTGGTATCGCAGGCTCGACCACGGCTCCGCTATCGTCCAACCAGTTGCCGCGAGGCAAAATACGGATCGTGCGTGGCTCAACAGATTTGCTGACGACCGTCAGTGGTGCAGATTCCTCCACCGATTTTCGATCCGCCTGCAAAGCCGCAAGCTGTTTGCGGTAGGCGACCATCGGCTCTGCGTGGTCCAGATAGTACTGATGCAGCTCGGCTGTCCGTTCCGGTTTGCGGTCCGACGGGGCTACCGCTAGCGTTTCTGCGATGTTCTGAGGCAGTCCGGTCGACGACACCCAGCCGGCTTGATCCCAGTGGACCAAACCGCCGAATTGGGTGAAGGCCATTCCGTTGATTTCTTTGCCGGCGGGCAATCCGATTTCAGCCGGATCGACTTCCAAACGCACCCACTTTCCCAACTCCGGCAGTGGACCCGCACGGTGGTAGCCGTCCCATGATTCGGGCCTGCGTCCATACTCGATGTCATCGCTGCCCCAAACGTATCGATGGTCCCATGAACCGTCGTTGAGTTGGATCATCAGCGCTTTGGGAGGATTCTTGGGGTCTAGGTGTACCCAAGCATAAAACCGCGTGTTCGGCTCAACCTTTGTTGTGGGGTTCGCGCCCTCGAAAAAGTGTTGCACTAGTCCGCCACTTTCCTGGCGACGCGATGATTTACCGCTATGGACGGGGACTTTCTTTCCAGAAACAAATTTCCAATCGCCGTTGCTCTTCCCGCCGGTCTCCTGCGCATCGTCGACCCACGGCATGTCAACTTCTTTGGACTCCACCATTTTTTGACGTGTCAGCGTTTCCCAATCCGCAAGTTTCGCGAGTGCTTGCTCACGGACCTTGGGTTCGTCAGCCTGCAGTTCGGCGATCTGACGATCCAACGCATAGAGCTGCTGTTGCTGTTCGTCGCTGGGAACGCGAATCATCGGTGGTCGCTCACGTGCTCCGTAAACACCGCGTTCCTCCAGGTCGGCGAAGAAAGCGCCGAGCGAGTAAAAGTCTTTGGAGGTGTAAGGATCGTATTTGTGATCGTGACACTGGGCGCACCCGACGGTTGCCCCCATGAAAACTTGGGAGACATTTCGGACGCGATCGGCAAAGTAAATTGCCAAGTATTCCTTCGCCTGCGATCCGCCTTCCTCCGTCGTCTGATTCAGTCGGTTGTACCCCGAGGCGACTCTTTGCTGCAGCGTGGCATCGGGCAACAAGTCTCCGGCGAGTTGTTCACGCACGAATTGATCGTACGGCATGTTTTCGTTGAATGCGTTGATCACGTAGTCTCGGTACGGTGACTGCGAGACGTTTTGATCACCGTGGTATCCGACCGTGTCGGCGTATCGAACCAAGTCCAGCCAATAGATCGCCATGCGTTCGCCGAAGCGCGCCGATCCGAGCAGCCGATCGACGA from Stieleria varia carries:
- a CDS encoding SUMF1/EgtB/PvdO family nonheme iron enzyme, with amino-acid sequence MTTRNLIILLLLALVSPVQADQYAFLVGVRDYSLHNELTALKYTEDDVHTLAGTLSKSGVPQENIVLMTQRMAAQKARLSPRSDQIRREFQLLLSELGPNDSIIVGFSGHGLQFKGDPVNYFCPLDAKPTDKSTLISLTEIYDSLNRCKARTKLLLVDACRDDPLTQVAKTTKRIELEPVLDRVPPVLAGGTVAIFSCSASQQSFESPDLQSGVFFHFVNRALAGEADDDGDQAVDLIELEYFTIKSVQKWARVNIGKPQIPERVGRATGAMELVRLDSGRQPAQMNPTKPQLEATAKSITNSIGMTLNLIPAGTFLMGSPPTEEGRDDDETQHRVTLSKDFYIGTTEVTQGQWESVMGTTPWRGQEYVKEGSNVAATFVSWEDAVEFCKKLSAREGKTYRLPTEAEWEYACRAGTTTTFSFGDVVVSLNEFAWWGGLVGDGNSTTEKYAHEVGLKRASAFGLYDMHGNAWEWCSDWQADYPVGSIVDPQGPSTGSYRAVRGGSWIYNASYCRSASRFHSAPDYREGFLGFRVVVGR
- a CDS encoding ExeA family protein, coding for MKNFDNDFTLPPFPAFPCVSRFVPIGSVNESLERISRSVRAHESLISVIGPPGTGKSLLCGVIAQRFSATHDIVVLGETPILDEKTLRRQMLNRLGVALENHRDDDFQSMMEQRINGPMGKPCGLLLVIDEAQTLTEDLLESIRMLTNIMREGQPRVTAIVVGGVKLDEMLAAPSMNGFAQRIATRCYLHPMNAGETRTYIRDAIEQCGAEPDGTITDGAIAAIHHAASGVPRLVNQMMTEAIDCAADGNQQLIDDSVVDRAWAQLQQLPSPMMEEPRLVGESSTIEFGTLDDTPMGDSFGQQQVVESSSEECCDEVCETATPCEEEVVCSSDTNVPAEYNEVSELETPIDFETPFFDCAVAPLPIELFADIELNEPLTQPTTQPLRETRQPVDTGRLFGDFDDEEQINVGSVAAVSSSRSETQSPQPTAAETYSIESMLHSEIVSLSSFAADTIQVQAEAEMEPESFKATENSDEAPTKSGPRPTVVWYDEPAEEESPHYRDDRDIVIISEEIDLEASEREPTRIDMGASRVKVDYQEILSKMRGAKAQ
- a CDS encoding phosphoribosylanthranilate isomerase; this encodes MFKIKICGVKLKSDIDAVGESPADAIGLNFFRPSVRYVDPLEPSTLELTRRAASLGLMRVGVFVNEPLESIVEIARAVDLDVVQLHGDETLTFAQSLQDAGIRVIRAIKVPVIVEDRTQNPVVVAVGEWGHAGFHLLLDADAGPQHGGSGKSIDWQAVHAWSAQNPEISWTLAGGLRSDNVAQAIAASGACSVDTASGVESSRGVKSAEMIRQFAAAAEAALAQNRPNAGKNLF
- the ahcY gene encoding adenosylhomocysteinase, producing MSQVETDRLPYKVKDISLAEFGRKEINLAETEMPGLMALRKKYGESKPLTGARIAGCLHMTIQTAVLIETLVELGAEVTWSSCNIFSTQDHAAAAIAAAGIPVYAWKGMTEQEFDWCIEQTLHFPSGKPLNMILDDGGDLTAMIHDRFPELLTDIHGISEETTAGIHRLEVLNRSGKLQVPAINVNDSATKSKFDNLYGCRESLADGVKRATDIMLAGKVAVVCGYGDVGKGCAHSLQRYGCRVIVTEIDPINALQASMEGFEVTTMEHACKEGRLFVTTTGNKDIILGKHMVEMPEDAILCNIGHFDTEIDIAWLEKEVAAGRATKDEIKPADIGAVDRYTFKATGRSVITLAKGRLVNLGCATGHPSFVMSTSFTNQVLAQLELWNNRDNDTYKVQVYLLPKRLDEEVARLHLDALGVKLTTLTQEQADYIGVPVEGPYKSDHYRY
- a CDS encoding DUF1501 domain-containing protein — translated: MSLNTPESAERLLARRTFLRQTGIGAIALSTMLRQSANLHAANVSANAPADAISSFRGVLPAPHHPPRIKRVIHLCMAGGPSHLETFDEKPTLAKLDGQPMPESITKGQPIAQLQGKALKVMGGQHEFKSYGKSGLRMSSVFEHISGLADEMCVINSLHTEQINHDPAHTFFNTGTAISGRPSMGSWVLYGLGCETQDLPGFIVLTSEGGGQSQPISSRQWHSGFLPSRYQGVQMYSTGNPVHYVGNPEGVSREQQRDVVDAVARINSLRNTELRDPEIATRLAGYEMAFRMQASVPELTDMSDEPKHIVDMYGCTPGDGSFGSNCLLARRLAERGVRFIQLYHRGWDHHGGVKAGVANTAKLVDQGTAALVNDLKQRGMLQDTLIVWGGEFGRTPMAQGSGRDHHIKGFSMWMAGGGVKGGTNYGATDEFGYNAVENRVHVRDFHATMLHMLGIDHERFTYKFQGLDFRLTGVEPARVINDLFG
- a CDS encoding PSD1 and planctomycete cytochrome C domain-containing protein → MRRNPMLPRCCRVTRLTFSSTLLFTLVLSSTELTNAAEPTIRFNRDIRAVLTDKCFACHGPDAETVEGGLRLDLRDQAIEAKAFTPHNSGESELIRRIESDDADEVMPPPESHKSLTDEEKSLLKRWIDEGATYEPHWAYTPMQLTPMLSEHQGNPTAMIDAAVQQELTASGIAPAPIADRITLIRRLSFDLTGMPPTPEEVDAFINDSSEGAYHRVVDRLLGSARFGERMAIYWLDLVRYADTVGYHGDQNVSQSPYRDYVINAFNENMPYDQFVREQLAGDLLPDATLQQRVASGYNRLNQTTEEGGSQAKEYLAIYFADRVRNVSQVFMGATVGCAQCHDHKYDPYTSKDFYSLGAFFADLEERGVYGARERPPMIRVPSDEQQQQLYALDRQIAELQADEPKVREQALAKLADWETLTRQKMVESKEVDMPWVDDAQETGGKSNGDWKFVSGKKVPVHSGKSSRRQESGGLVQHFFEGANPTTKVEPNTRFYAWVHLDPKNPPKALMIQLNDGSWDHRYVWGSDDIEYGRRPESWDGYHRAGPLPELGKWVRLEVDPAEIGLPAGKEINGMAFTQFGGLVHWDQAGWVSSTGLPQNIAETLAVAPSDRKPERTAELHQYYLDHAEPMVAYRKQLAALQADRKSVEESAPLTVVSKSVEPRTIRILPRGNWLDDSGAVVEPAIPAFLGDLNVDGRRATRLDLADWLCRSDNPLTARTMTNRMWSLLFGRGLCTSVDDLGGQGTYPSYPDLLDALSIEFVQSGWDIKALMRWIVMSETYRRSSTPTPELKNVDPYNDLFARQGRFCIDAEMVRDAALATSGLLTESVGGPSTHPYQPAGYYAQLNFPRRTYQADDGADQYRRGVYTHWQRTFLHPMLKAFDAPSREECTAARARSNTPLQALVLLNDPTFVEAARVFAARIMREGGSDVPAKIQWAYTTAVSRGPDELISDELQKLFNEHLKEYQADIEAAKKLIATGDAVVETQLDPAELAAWTGVARVLLNLHETITRY